Proteins co-encoded in one Psychromonas sp. L1A2 genomic window:
- a CDS encoding vWA domain-containing protein produces MHRNFKLTLAAILVSSLAACDSSSSDSSNVVADNREQVSISGSLVIPESLSESAATKSVAQRNSACSDIPSGYAALSNAIVNLEDSNGEILKDDIKTDECGSFDVAVDQDLAEQIVLLTAEKEGYKTIKSNVENFLEDSELKVASTISSNALYNFSGLRQLSDNEVNITITDSESHKAVIGLDSSAFTVEKNDAEVDLTTLIGSQSVADNAASILISLDSSGSMSGYVQDENYNYVVDEDGNYQSRYLIAAASAHQFVETTKDNDEEASFSMVIFSSYVYSFTDDYINDSLSLENSDGDTIEFVSERENGFIEDSATVHTLIDIYNPHSEMYVYPSSPAVERHEERDDDIALINSYYRFSGATAFYDSLDVGLDEFDESITNPQIIVLSDGDDNSSSVSYTDVITKAQEKNIPISVLAIGGGISSSDASRMEAIATDTGSQYLEVVDVSDLSGFFDGLSTQSSFNYNATLGESVVSGDILKVTIDINGESTSRELTIN; encoded by the coding sequence ATGCATAGAAATTTTAAACTGACATTAGCTGCAATATTAGTGAGTAGTCTTGCTGCTTGTGATAGCTCATCAAGTGATAGCTCTAATGTAGTTGCTGATAATCGTGAGCAAGTGTCAATCTCAGGTTCTTTAGTTATTCCAGAAAGTCTTAGTGAAAGCGCAGCTACAAAATCAGTGGCTCAACGTAACTCAGCTTGTTCAGATATCCCATCAGGTTATGCAGCATTATCAAATGCGATTGTTAATTTAGAAGACTCAAACGGTGAAATTTTAAAAGACGATATTAAAACAGATGAATGTGGATCATTTGATGTAGCTGTTGATCAAGATCTTGCAGAACAAATTGTATTGTTGACTGCTGAAAAAGAAGGGTATAAAACAATAAAGTCTAATGTTGAAAATTTTTTAGAAGATAGTGAGTTAAAGGTTGCTTCGACGATATCGAGTAATGCTTTATATAATTTTTCAGGTTTAAGACAACTGTCTGATAATGAAGTAAACATTACCATCACAGACTCTGAGTCTCATAAAGCAGTAATAGGACTAGATTCATCAGCATTTACAGTTGAAAAAAATGATGCTGAGGTCGACCTTACAACTTTAATTGGTTCACAAAGTGTTGCTGATAATGCAGCTTCAATTCTTATTTCACTTGATTCAAGTGGTTCGATGTCTGGTTATGTTCAAGATGAAAATTATAATTATGTTGTAGATGAAGATGGTAATTATCAATCAAGATATTTAATCGCTGCCGCATCAGCACATCAATTTGTAGAAACAACAAAAGATAACGATGAAGAAGCGAGTTTTTCGATGGTTATTTTTTCAAGTTATGTATATTCGTTCACTGATGATTACATTAATGATAGCTTATCGTTAGAGAATTCTGATGGTGATACAATAGAATTTGTTAGTGAAAGAGAAAATGGTTTTATTGAAGATAGTGCGACTGTGCACACTTTAATTGATATTTATAATCCACACTCAGAGATGTACGTATATCCATCTTCACCAGCAGTTGAAAGGCATGAAGAGAGAGATGACGATATTGCCCTTATTAATTCCTATTATCGATTTAGTGGCGCAACGGCCTTCTACGATAGTTTAGATGTAGGTCTTGATGAATTTGATGAATCAATCACAAATCCACAAATTATCGTGTTAAGTGATGGCGATGATAATAGCAGCTCTGTTTCATATACTGACGTAATTACAAAAGCACAAGAGAAAAATATACCAATTAGTGTTCTAGCTATAGGTGGTGGTATTTCATCGTCTGATGCTTCTAGAATGGAAGCAATTGCAACAGATACGGGGAGTCAATATTTAGAGGTAGTTGATGTATCTGACCTGTCAGGTTTTTTTGATGGCTTATCAACACAATCTTCTTTTAATTACAATGCTACTTTAGGTGAATCAGTAGTATCGGGCGATATATTAAAGGTGACAATTGATATTAATGGAGAAAGTACATCTCGCGAATTAACTATTAATTAA
- a CDS encoding PRC-barrel domain-containing protein, with amino-acid sequence MLRSMHDLENYSIAATDGDIGKVTDFLFDDKEWVIRYFVVETGSWLSSRKVLISPIGIQKANGLEQVLPVSITQEQVKNSPNINTNKTVSRQHEINLLDYYSYPYYWGNTGFWGKGMYPHLLVSGFGEPAQTKQEAADVAIVHKEAIIERHENDDPNLRSCKIIMGYDIHAIDGDIGHVTDLLIEEDTMAVRYLIANTTNWFGGQKVLISPEWIEDINWLKNSAIINLTRQQIKEAPEYQPNKELNRDNELAVYKHYGFASYWDVY; translated from the coding sequence ATGTTACGTAGTATGCACGATTTAGAAAATTACAGCATTGCCGCCACAGATGGCGATATAGGTAAAGTAACTGATTTCTTATTTGATGATAAAGAATGGGTCATACGTTATTTTGTTGTCGAAACAGGCAGTTGGTTATCAAGCCGTAAGGTATTGATCTCCCCTATTGGCATACAAAAAGCAAATGGGCTAGAACAAGTCCTTCCAGTCTCTATCACACAAGAGCAAGTTAAAAACAGTCCAAATATTAACACTAATAAAACAGTGTCACGCCAACACGAAATTAACCTACTTGATTATTACAGCTACCCATATTATTGGGGCAACACTGGTTTTTGGGGCAAGGGAATGTATCCACACTTACTTGTTTCAGGCTTTGGAGAACCCGCACAAACAAAACAAGAAGCCGCTGATGTAGCGATAGTACATAAAGAAGCGATTATTGAGAGACATGAAAATGATGATCCAAATTTACGTAGTTGTAAAATCATCATGGGCTATGATATTCATGCTATTGACGGTGATATTGGACACGTAACAGATCTACTAATTGAAGAAGACACAATGGCTGTTCGCTACCTTATTGCGAACACCACTAATTGGTTTGGTGGACAAAAAGTACTCATTTCACCAGAATGGATTGAAGATATTAATTGGCTCAAAAATTCAGCCATTATCAATTTAACTCGCCAACAAATAAAAGAAGCGCCAGAATACCAACCCAACAAAGAACTAAACCGAGACAACGAATTAGCCGTTTATAAACATTACGGTTTCGCAAGTTATTGGGATGTATATTAA
- a CDS encoding NERD domain-containing protein, which produces MDLTTQIINALSVYWFILPLFILPVVLKSAWFKGILGEFLVNFLLTKFLPKKQYTLIKNITLPTDDGTTQIDHIVVSEFGLFVIETKNMKGWIFGSANQKQWTQKIFKYSGKFQNPLHQNYKHTQTLASCLTIPNEFIYSVVVFIGDSTFKTKMPENVTYARGCVEYIKTKQVVHFTKEQVNSLISEIETGRLTPSLKTNLAHNKHVKTIVESKAEPREITKQVYESKVEPKEIPNRVLEIQEGVVKSCPKCGSEMALRQAQKGKYVGNQFWGCTNFPKCRKVINL; this is translated from the coding sequence ATGGATTTAACAACCCAAATTATTAACGCATTATCCGTCTACTGGTTTATTCTGCCACTTTTTATTTTACCTGTGGTATTAAAGTCGGCTTGGTTTAAAGGCATATTAGGCGAATTTTTAGTTAACTTCTTACTCACCAAGTTCTTGCCAAAGAAACAATATACTTTAATCAAAAATATTACTTTGCCGACTGATGATGGCACAACACAAATCGACCATATTGTGGTGTCTGAGTTTGGCTTGTTTGTGATTGAAACTAAAAATATGAAAGGCTGGATTTTTGGCAGTGCCAATCAAAAGCAGTGGACGCAAAAGATTTTCAAGTACTCAGGGAAATTTCAAAACCCACTACACCAGAACTATAAACACACACAAACGTTAGCAAGTTGTTTAACTATCCCTAATGAATTCATTTATTCAGTGGTTGTTTTTATTGGTGATAGTACTTTTAAAACCAAAATGCCTGAGAATGTTACCTACGCGAGAGGGTGTGTGGAGTACATTAAAACTAAACAAGTCGTTCATTTTACGAAAGAACAAGTTAATAGCCTTATCTCTGAGATTGAAACGGGGCGTTTGACACCTAGTTTGAAAACAAACTTAGCGCATAATAAACATGTGAAAACTATTGTTGAAAGTAAAGCGGAGCCTAGAGAAATTACCAAACAAGTATATGAAAGTAAAGTAGAGCCTAAAGAAATACCCAATCGGGTACTTGAAATACAAGAAGGCGTAGTAAAATCCTGCCCCAAGTGCGGATCTGAAATGGCATTAAGACAAGCCCAAAAAGGCAAGTATGTTGGCAATCAATTTTGGGGATGTACTAATTTTCCAAAATGTAGAAAAGTGATCAACCTATGA
- a CDS encoding DUF3014 domain-containing protein: protein MAYPDLPKEKPYSWLNIILIVICFSMFGYSIFYFTYPNAHHRLMERLGVASDFNFDFLKKSEMTDEPAIDNNVIEEKVEVIPTPVIEPLSTAQPTEVVEVIEEEENPLPVLEESDDLVLSTIEEFSETALVPGNLLQTGLIASTVVFIDNFSRGDFIASFSPLFPSKEPFKVKRSDGKIYVSIYSYQRYDDYSNYIASLDSEKLVHAYKTFKPLIDESYAEISREGTLFDDVLNNAIEMALSVPVINGPITLKSPSVMYLFNNPALEELNDAQKLLLRLGPDNLTKVQDKLRSIQAELVKQRMESDKVYSSSALEKTGEPALSSQED from the coding sequence ATGGCTTATCCCGATTTACCTAAAGAAAAACCTTATTCATGGCTTAATATCATTCTCATCGTAATTTGTTTTTCTATGTTCGGTTATAGTATTTTTTATTTCACCTATCCTAATGCACACCATCGACTAATGGAACGTTTAGGCGTTGCCAGTGATTTTAATTTCGATTTTCTCAAAAAATCCGAGATGACAGATGAGCCAGCTATCGACAATAACGTTATTGAAGAAAAGGTTGAGGTTATCCCGACGCCTGTTATTGAACCTTTATCTACGGCACAACCTACTGAAGTTGTTGAAGTAATAGAAGAAGAGGAAAACCCGTTACCAGTATTAGAGGAATCGGATGACCTTGTTCTGTCGACTATCGAAGAATTTAGTGAAACGGCATTAGTCCCAGGCAACCTATTACAAACTGGTTTAATAGCGAGTACGGTTGTTTTTATTGACAATTTTAGCCGGGGTGATTTTATTGCCAGCTTTAGTCCTTTGTTTCCATCTAAAGAACCTTTTAAAGTAAAAAGAAGTGATGGAAAAATTTATGTCTCAATATACAGTTATCAACGATATGACGATTACAGTAATTACATCGCTTCACTTGATAGTGAAAAGTTAGTACATGCATATAAAACATTTAAGCCGTTGATTGATGAGTCTTATGCTGAGATTTCACGTGAAGGAACTCTATTTGACGATGTATTGAATAATGCGATTGAAATGGCATTGAGTGTGCCGGTTATTAATGGGCCGATTACCTTAAAGTCCCCTTCTGTTATGTATTTATTTAATAACCCTGCATTAGAGGAATTAAATGATGCACAAAAGTTATTGTTAAGATTAGGGCCTGATAACTTAACTAAAGTGCAAGACAAGTTAAGAAGTATTCAAGCGGAGTTAGTTAAACAGCGTATGGAAAGTGATAAAGTTTATTCATCGTCAGCATTAGAAAAGACTGGTGAGCCAGCGTTATCAAGTCAAGAAGACTAA
- a CDS encoding acetoin reductase, which translates to MLLEGKVALVTGAAQGIGRAIATRLAKDGADVGIVDLNEDKMLVVAHELEALGRKTAIFKADVSDRKQVYSAIDHVEKTLGRFDIMVNNAGIAQVQALSDVTQDELDNIQKINVGGTLWGIQAAAKKFIDNKQKGKIINASSIAGHNGFALLGVYSATKFAVRALTQSAAQEYASAGITVNAYCPGVVGTDMWIDIDKRFSEITGAAEGATYKKYVDGIALGRAQTPEDVANFVSYLAGSDSDYMTGQAPLIDGGIVYR; encoded by the coding sequence ATGTTACTAGAAGGTAAAGTTGCGTTGGTCACCGGTGCTGCTCAAGGAATTGGACGAGCTATTGCAACGCGTTTAGCAAAAGATGGAGCAGATGTTGGTATCGTCGATTTAAACGAAGATAAAATGTTGGTGGTTGCCCATGAATTAGAAGCATTAGGGCGTAAAACAGCTATTTTTAAAGCTGATGTAAGTGATAGAAAACAAGTTTATTCTGCTATTGACCATGTAGAAAAAACGCTAGGTAGATTCGATATCATGGTTAATAACGCTGGTATTGCACAAGTTCAAGCCCTTTCTGACGTCACCCAAGATGAATTAGATAACATTCAAAAAATTAATGTAGGTGGTACGCTTTGGGGGATTCAGGCCGCTGCAAAAAAATTCATTGATAACAAACAAAAAGGCAAGATAATCAACGCTTCTTCTATTGCTGGTCATAATGGGTTTGCTTTATTGGGCGTGTATTCTGCGACTAAATTTGCTGTGCGTGCTTTAACTCAATCAGCGGCGCAGGAATATGCCAGCGCAGGCATTACCGTAAATGCTTACTGCCCAGGTGTTGTTGGAACCGATATGTGGATCGACATTGATAAACGTTTCTCAGAAATTACTGGCGCGGCTGAAGGTGCTACCTATAAAAAATATGTCGATGGTATTGCGCTTGGTCGTGCACAAACACCAGAGGATGTTGCCAACTTTGTTTCTTACTTAGCGGGTTCTGATTCTGATTATATGACAGGTCAAGCACCGCTCATCGATGGTGGTATTGTGTACCGTTAA
- a CDS encoding helix-turn-helix domain-containing protein, which translates to MNNVEVCMKSLSKISEIILSERKQRKWSQQLLADYAGLNRTTIGKIERGDYDDVGLRKIERILNLFNKSLIVTDTGLPILDQLKETNNG; encoded by the coding sequence GTGAACAATGTTGAGGTTTGTATGAAGTCTTTATCTAAAATTTCAGAAATTATTTTATCTGAAAGAAAGCAGCGAAAATGGAGCCAACAGTTATTAGCTGATTATGCAGGGCTTAATAGAACAACGATTGGCAAAATTGAACGTGGAGATTACGATGATGTTGGATTAAGAAAGATTGAGCGGATCCTTAACTTATTCAATAAATCGTTAATAGTTACAGATACAGGTTTACCGATTTTAGACCAATTAAAAGAGACTAATAATGGCTAA
- a CDS encoding HNH endonuclease: protein MQRSKKKDNNLWVIDGIAKSYLANGFCSAALKSFMTFLVEFKFEQRLLNNVNTEGIQVPITLKYPRCLLDGIGHAEGRDVVREVNVRTNQNVFRKLILNIYNQSCCITGLNMPEVNRASHIVPWVEDKTIRLDPANGLCLSATYDAAFDKHLISLDDDYRIITSKTIKDYYTSNSVNEYFIKKQGMKINLPNTFKPNKNFLELHRNNCSL, encoded by the coding sequence TTGCAGCGGAGTAAAAAGAAAGATAATAATTTATGGGTGATCGATGGTATTGCTAAAAGTTATTTAGCCAATGGTTTTTGCTCTGCTGCATTAAAGTCTTTTATGACATTCTTGGTTGAATTCAAGTTTGAGCAACGCTTACTGAATAATGTAAATACAGAAGGGATTCAGGTTCCAATTACGCTAAAATATCCACGTTGTTTGCTAGATGGCATTGGTCATGCAGAAGGGCGTGATGTTGTTAGAGAAGTCAATGTACGTACTAACCAAAATGTATTCAGAAAGTTAATACTTAATATTTATAATCAATCTTGCTGTATTACAGGCTTAAATATGCCAGAAGTAAATAGAGCGAGTCATATTGTGCCTTGGGTTGAAGATAAAACAATACGCTTAGATCCTGCTAATGGCCTTTGTTTATCAGCAACCTACGACGCTGCGTTTGATAAACATTTAATTAGTTTAGATGACGATTACCGAATAATTACAAGTAAGACTATCAAGGATTATTATACTTCGAACAGCGTAAATGAGTACTTTATTAAAAAACAAGGCATGAAAATAAACCTACCAAATACCTTCAAACCTAACAAGAATTTTTTAGAATTACATCGTAATAATTGTAGTTTATGA
- a CDS encoding class I SAM-dependent methyltransferase: protein MTANFYNKNASKLAEMYLSKTFEQVHESWLSYLTPILNKKEARILDIGAGAGRDSQYFAQQGAANNISVTAIEPALMLAELGKKHTQGLNINWLQDSLPDLTAVTRKEISFDLILLSAVWMHIPDAQRARSLRKLANLLKPGGLLVISLRHGESGDERNMYEVSSDALVQMSTKLGLSLLLITDKKPDVIGRADVSWQTVVLKLPDDGSGAFPFIRHVALNDGKSATHKLALMRVLLRIADGHPGAVIRREDNRVILPVGLVALYWAHQYKDLIDKYQLYQTPNKNSNMGFMKEDGWHKLTHLSSSDYRIGNLFQGDQAIAMHKMLSASVANIKNMPCKFITFPNSAESVFEVSSKSVRAKDSLFLDLTTLNHWGEFSLPEHLWIAFSRYACWIEPVLVSEWTKTMAGYQGNRQYQAPEQQHKLVNALNWLEAKRSTTEVRNRFETLKKQNNSQHNCVWTNKTLNKQYAIDHCMPFARWPNNDLWNLLPSDVTANGQKSDRLPTEQKMRKAKQRITDWWQEAWLADDSIDISSQLNQKRFFAEANIALPDLESSNDSVDDLFEALLLQRGRLKEMQQLREW from the coding sequence ATGACGGCTAATTTTTATAATAAAAATGCCAGTAAACTAGCTGAAATGTATCTGTCAAAAACCTTTGAGCAAGTACACGAAAGCTGGCTTAGTTACTTAACGCCTATCTTGAATAAAAAAGAGGCTCGTATTTTAGATATAGGGGCTGGCGCAGGGCGCGATAGTCAATACTTTGCACAACAAGGTGCTGCGAATAACATTTCTGTTACCGCGATTGAACCCGCATTAATGTTAGCTGAGCTTGGTAAAAAGCATACTCAAGGTTTGAATATTAATTGGTTGCAGGATTCACTTCCCGATCTCACCGCCGTCACTCGTAAAGAAATCAGTTTCGACCTCATTCTATTAAGTGCTGTTTGGATGCACATTCCAGATGCGCAACGCGCTAGATCATTACGAAAGCTCGCTAACTTATTAAAGCCCGGTGGCCTATTAGTTATTTCATTACGCCATGGTGAAAGTGGCGATGAACGAAATATGTATGAGGTTTCTAGTGATGCTTTAGTACAAATGTCTACAAAGCTCGGCCTATCTCTATTATTAATCACAGATAAAAAGCCTGATGTGATCGGCAGAGCTGATGTCTCATGGCAAACGGTTGTACTCAAACTACCTGATGATGGTAGCGGAGCATTTCCGTTTATTCGTCATGTTGCATTGAACGATGGCAAATCTGCAACACATAAACTCGCGTTAATGCGCGTGTTATTACGTATAGCTGACGGACACCCCGGTGCTGTCATTCGACGAGAAGATAATAGAGTTATATTACCTGTTGGCTTAGTTGCTCTCTATTGGGCACATCAATATAAAGACTTAATTGATAAATATCAGTTATATCAAACCCCTAATAAAAATAGCAACATGGGCTTCATGAAGGAAGATGGTTGGCATAAATTAACACATCTATCATCATCAGATTACCGTATTGGGAACTTGTTCCAAGGCGATCAAGCAATAGCAATGCATAAAATGCTATCTGCAAGTGTCGCTAACATCAAAAACATGCCTTGTAAGTTCATCACTTTTCCTAATAGTGCAGAAAGTGTATTCGAAGTGAGCAGTAAATCAGTACGCGCTAAAGACAGTTTATTTTTAGACTTAACCACCTTAAACCATTGGGGCGAATTTTCATTACCTGAACACCTATGGATTGCTTTTAGCCGTTATGCCTGTTGGATTGAACCTGTGTTAGTTTCAGAATGGACTAAAACCATGGCGGGTTATCAAGGTAATCGACAATATCAAGCGCCAGAGCAACAACATAAATTAGTGAATGCATTAAATTGGTTAGAAGCAAAGCGCAGTACCACCGAAGTCCGAAACCGTTTTGAAACGCTTAAAAAACAGAACAATAGCCAGCACAACTGTGTTTGGACTAATAAAACTTTAAATAAACAATACGCAATTGATCATTGCATGCCATTTGCACGTTGGCCTAATAACGACCTATGGAATTTATTACCTAGCGATGTCACTGCGAACGGACAAAAAAGCGATCGTTTACCCACAGAGCAGAAAATGAGAAAGGCAAAACAACGCATTACAGACTGGTGGCAAGAAGCTTGGTTAGCAGACGACTCAATTGATATTAGTAGCCAGTTGAATCAAAAACGATTTTTCGCTGAAGCTAACATCGCTTTACCAGATTTGGAATCAAGTAATGATTCAGTCGATGACCTCTTTGAAGCTTTATTACTACAAAGAGGAAGATTGAAAGAAATGCAGCAGTTGAGAGAATGGTGA
- a CDS encoding type II toxin-antitoxin system HipA family toxin — protein MRYALEDKLLVDESEFDLSLEHLIKSDDVDLFSELLSRFALRSGVAGVQPKVLLDLKQSSHEKIRSKTTYPIDSYIVKSWGEEYPELACNEFICLSMAKAAGLTVSPFYLSDNGQLLITKRFDINDEVKPIGFEDFCVLQGRSTKQKYDASLESCANTISQFVSPEYRKTALYDFFKLTILNITLRNGDAHLKNYGVLYENLAAYKLGELPKTSVLFSPVFDIVSTTPYIENDTMALSLTGSKRWPKWKVLIKFGKQHCLLSNKEMTKIVDELEQAKSQVLPMIKELSLKHQGFSDIAKKMIELLEVNITE, from the coding sequence GTGCGATATGCATTGGAAGATAAACTACTAGTAGATGAAAGCGAATTTGATTTAAGCCTAGAGCATCTTATTAAAAGCGATGATGTTGATCTTTTTTCTGAACTGTTATCAAGGTTTGCTTTGCGTTCAGGTGTTGCAGGGGTACAACCAAAAGTATTGTTAGATCTTAAACAATCCAGTCATGAGAAAATAAGGTCTAAAACGACCTATCCAATCGATTCATATATAGTGAAAAGTTGGGGTGAAGAATACCCAGAATTAGCGTGTAATGAGTTTATCTGCTTAAGCATGGCTAAAGCTGCGGGGTTAACTGTTTCGCCTTTTTATTTGAGTGATAATGGGCAGTTATTGATAACTAAACGCTTTGATATTAACGACGAAGTTAAGCCAATAGGATTCGAAGACTTTTGTGTCTTACAGGGGCGATCGACTAAACAAAAATATGATGCAAGTTTAGAGTCTTGTGCGAATACTATCAGTCAGTTTGTTTCACCAGAATATCGTAAAACTGCCTTATATGATTTTTTTAAACTGACCATTTTGAATATTACTTTACGAAACGGTGATGCGCATTTAAAAAATTATGGTGTTCTTTATGAAAATCTAGCTGCTTACAAATTAGGTGAACTACCAAAGACTTCTGTCTTATTTTCGCCTGTATTTGATATTGTAAGCACAACACCTTATATCGAAAATGATACGATGGCGCTAAGTTTAACGGGCTCTAAACGTTGGCCAAAATGGAAAGTGCTGATTAAATTCGGCAAACAACATTGTTTATTATCAAATAAAGAAATGACTAAAATTGTTGATGAACTTGAACAAGCTAAATCTCAGGTTTTGCCAATGATTAAAGAGCTTAGTTTAAAGCATCAAGGGTTTAGCGATATTGCTAAAAAGATGATTGAATTGCTTGAAGTCAATATAACTGAATAA
- a CDS encoding nuclease-related domain-containing protein: MILKDVIFKNTISPTAKAGQDQETNVAFYLRRAFKDHPSIFVINDFKFTHNDETAQIDHLIIYPFGFVLVESKSITGEVKVNSFGEWARSFNGKWSGMASPIKQVELQQRLLREILFENSHKILTKVLGLQQYFGFRRWDNICVVSSNAIIDRESMPKDVSEQLVKSEFLVDKLNQVMNIKNIVGRLLSISDTRPKFSANELTSITEFLMSQAKMQPKERIEKEFLVEEKTPKYISSHTKFTSLLKCKRCGETSDYSALSGRYGYYIKCRKCETNTAMKMSCGHCQSTNAKVSKSGETYFLDCGDCESSERLL; this comes from the coding sequence ATGATCCTTAAAGACGTCATTTTTAAAAATACAATTTCACCAACAGCTAAAGCAGGACAAGATCAGGAAACTAATGTTGCATTTTATTTAAGAAGAGCATTTAAAGATCATCCTAGCATTTTTGTTATTAATGATTTTAAGTTTACGCACAATGATGAAACTGCTCAAATAGATCACTTAATTATTTATCCTTTTGGTTTTGTTTTAGTGGAGTCTAAAAGTATTACTGGTGAAGTGAAGGTTAATAGCTTCGGAGAATGGGCTCGTAGTTTTAATGGAAAATGGAGTGGTATGGCATCTCCAATCAAACAAGTTGAATTACAACAAAGGTTGCTTCGAGAAATATTGTTTGAAAATAGTCATAAAATATTAACTAAAGTCTTAGGGCTTCAACAATATTTTGGCTTTAGGCGTTGGGATAATATTTGTGTTGTTTCTAGTAATGCAATTATCGATAGAGAATCTATGCCAAAAGACGTTTCTGAGCAATTAGTGAAGAGTGAGTTTTTAGTTGATAAATTAAATCAGGTAATGAATATAAAAAATATTGTTGGAAGGCTTTTGAGTATTAGCGATACTCGACCTAAATTTAGCGCCAATGAATTAACTTCTATTACAGAGTTCTTAATGTCTCAGGCTAAAATGCAGCCAAAAGAACGAATAGAAAAAGAGTTTTTGGTTGAAGAAAAAACACCTAAGTATATTAGCTCTCATACAAAATTTACATCTCTTTTAAAGTGCAAAAGGTGTGGTGAAACATCGGATTATTCGGCATTAAGTGGTCGCTATGGTTATTATATAAAATGCAGAAAATGTGAAACAAATACTGCTATGAAAATGTCATGTGGTCATTGCCAAAGCACAAATGCAAAAGTATCAAAATCAGGAGAAACTTATTTTCTGGATTGTGGTGATTGTGAAAGCTCAGAGCGCTTACTATGA